A region of Methanomicrobium sp. W14 DNA encodes the following proteins:
- the gatE gene encoding Glu-tRNA(Gln) amidotransferase subunit GatE translates to MDYNEIGLKAGIEIHQQLDTKEKLFCHCPTKLRDVEKRNGEFKRYLRATESEMGGVDRAAEEEMKKQDRIYTYYEYDTTCLVENDEEPPAPMNREALGLTLTLAKMMNMTPVEQVHVMRKLVIDGSNTSGFQRTSLVALNGTIHCIPGGANIESICLEEEAAQRVKGDIFSLDRLGIPLAEITTAPDMKTPEQVKEVASYIGMILRSTGKVKRGLGTIRQDVNISIKGGARVEIKGVQDLNLIDEVVRREVLRQLNLISIRDELRERGASVSEEVFEVTELFRDTKSSILKKAKCILAVRLNGFAGLVGKEIQPGRRLGSEISDYAKKCGVGGLFHTDELPAYGVTAEEVKALKESAKAGDDDCVILVADTKKKAKCAIGQILKRSKLAFEGVPEETRKMLEEGSTAYMRPLPGADRMYPETDVFATDIDDEYWQSVQIPELLTEKEKRFTEEFGLDKALAKNIAFSVRCPLFEEAVAKGVRPNLAARTIYSTLREIRREGFDTKSVSDEDLLSVLTAVECGKAAKEAVPDILKAVINGKSVGDAVNEIAPAVSEEELTGVIKKVISERTEFIEEQGMRALGPLMGVVMKEMRGRADGKVISEILKKELLKML, encoded by the coding sequence ATGGATTATAACGAAATTGGACTTAAAGCCGGAATCGAGATTCACCAGCAGCTTGATACGAAAGAGAAGCTCTTCTGCCACTGCCCTACGAAACTTCGCGACGTTGAGAAAAGAAACGGCGAGTTTAAGCGTTATCTTCGTGCTACAGAAAGCGAAATGGGCGGAGTCGACCGTGCGGCAGAGGAGGAGATGAAAAAGCAGGACAGGATCTACACTTACTATGAGTATGACACGACCTGCCTTGTTGAAAACGATGAAGAACCCCCGGCACCGATGAACAGGGAAGCTCTCGGTCTTACGCTGACGCTTGCAAAAATGATGAACATGACGCCTGTCGAGCAGGTCCATGTCATGAGAAAGCTTGTCATCGACGGTTCAAACACAAGCGGCTTTCAGAGGACTTCACTGGTAGCCCTGAACGGAACTATTCACTGCATACCCGGCGGCGCAAATATTGAGTCGATATGCCTTGAAGAGGAGGCCGCACAGCGTGTGAAAGGTGACATATTCTCACTTGACAGGTTAGGAATTCCCCTGGCAGAGATTACAACGGCACCTGATATGAAAACACCAGAGCAGGTGAAAGAGGTCGCCTCATATATAGGTATGATACTCCGCTCCACGGGGAAAGTAAAACGCGGTCTGGGCACAATCAGGCAGGACGTAAACATCTCTATAAAAGGCGGGGCTCGTGTCGAAATAAAAGGTGTCCAGGACTTAAACCTAATCGACGAGGTCGTAAGAAGAGAAGTCCTAAGACAGTTAAACCTCATCTCAATACGTGACGAACTCCGGGAAAGGGGTGCATCCGTTTCCGAAGAAGTCTTTGAAGTGACAGAACTTTTCAGGGATACAAAGTCATCGATTCTGAAAAAAGCGAAATGCATCCTTGCCGTCCGCCTAAACGGCTTTGCAGGTCTTGTAGGAAAGGAGATCCAGCCGGGAAGAAGACTCGGAAGCGAGATTTCAGACTATGCCAAAAAATGCGGTGTAGGAGGACTTTTCCATACCGACGAACTCCCGGCATACGGTGTCACTGCCGAAGAGGTCAAAGCCCTTAAGGAATCCGCGAAAGCAGGAGATGACGACTGCGTAATCCTTGTCGCAGATACGAAAAAAAAGGCAAAGTGCGCTATCGGGCAGATCCTCAAACGCTCGAAACTTGCGTTTGAAGGTGTTCCTGAAGAGACCCGAAAAATGCTTGAGGAAGGTTCCACCGCATATATGCGTCCTCTCCCGGGAGCTGACAGGATGTATCCGGAAACGGACGTTTTTGCAACCGACATAGACGATGAATACTGGCAGTCGGTACAGATACCCGAACTTCTTACGGAAAAGGAAAAACGCTTCACCGAAGAGTTCGGTCTTGACAAAGCACTTGCGAAAAACATAGCGTTTTCGGTGCGCTGCCCCCTGTTTGAAGAAGCTGTAGCAAAGGGTGTCAGACCAAACCTTGCGGCAAGGACCATTTATTCAACGCTAAGAGAAATAAGACGCGAAGGCTTCGATACGAAATCAGTCAGTGACGAGGACCTCCTCTCTGTTCTCACGGCTGTCGAATGCGGAAAAGCAGCAAAAGAAGCCGTTCCAGATATCCTGAAAGCCGTGATTAACGGAAAAAGCGTCGGCGATGCAGTGAATGAAATTGCACCGGCGGTATCAGAGGAAGAGCTTACGGGCGTAATTAAAAAAGTAATCTCGGAACGCACCGAGTTCATCGAAGAACAGGGAATGAGAGCCCTCGGCCCTCTTATGGGTGTCGTCATGAAAGAGATGCGCGGAAGAGCCGACGGAAAAGTAATAAGTGAAATCCTTAAAAAAGAGCTATTAAAAATGCTTTAA
- the cbiM gene encoding cobalt transporter CbiM: MHIPDGYLGPITFIVMYIIMIPIWIYAGYKVQNYLRSRQIPYLAMAAAFTFVIMMFNVPIPGGSSGHAVGSALVAIILGPWAAVITTSVALLIQCLVFGDGGITAFGANCFNMGVVIPFVGYYTYKYISGKTPITSNLRIAAAAVAGWLGLSVAAGVAGFEMGIQPALEHTAAGVPLYMPYGLNITLPAMLIAHCCFFSIVEALVTAVAFAYIARSDPAIIFDYKKEEASTAGTKKNPENPQVS, encoded by the coding sequence ATGCATATTCCCGATGGTTATCTTGGACCAATTACATTCATCGTAATGTATATCATTATGATCCCGATTTGGATCTACGCAGGCTACAAGGTCCAGAACTACCTTAGATCAAGGCAGATTCCGTATCTTGCAATGGCCGCAGCATTTACTTTTGTTATTATGATGTTTAACGTGCCCATTCCGGGCGGGAGCAGCGGTCATGCAGTTGGAAGCGCTCTGGTTGCAATTATCCTCGGCCCCTGGGCCGCCGTTATTACAACGTCGGTTGCACTTCTAATCCAGTGTCTGGTATTCGGAGACGGTGGCATTACAGCATTTGGTGCCAACTGTTTCAACATGGGTGTAGTAATACCGTTTGTCGGCTACTACACCTACAAGTACATAAGTGGAAAAACTCCTATCACTTCAAATCTGAGAATTGCGGCGGCGGCGGTCGCAGGCTGGCTTGGTCTGTCGGTCGCGGCAGGAGTGGCAGGCTTTGAGATGGGAATACAGCCCGCACTTGAGCATACGGCGGCAGGGGTTCCGCTTTATATGCCCTACGGGCTGAACATAACTCTTCCTGCAATGCTTATTGCACACTGCTGTTTCTTCAGTATAGTTGAGGCATTGGTTACGGCTGTTGCATTCGCATACATTGCACGCAGTGATCCGGCGATTATCTTTGACTACAAAAAAGAAGAAGCGAGTACAGCGGGCACCAAAAAAAACCCTGAAAATCCGCAGGTCTCATAG
- the gatD gene encoding Glu-tRNA(Gln) amidotransferase subunit GatD — translation MTIEPGERVLCTYAGTQLKGVFITERNKKAVIKLDNGYNIGVDYETLKKTEKTATHAPSQKKIEQNTSLPKLSIISTGGTIASKIDYRTGAVTSQFEADDILRAIPGLKDIACFSAHVPATILSENMTPSIWKTLSKTIYDEIKAGTKGVIVTHGTDTMAYSAAAVSFMVKTPVPICFVGSQRSADRPSSDNVMNGMCSAKAALSDLGEVTVVMHATTNDDYCTIHRGTRVRKMHTSRRDAFRSMNEKPLGKVEYPSLDVTLEEHVVRRGHNSPKLFDRLEEKTGLLYFYPGMSPDIIRAFSGYKGLVLSGTGLGHTSSVCIDAVRELAETGTEVVMTSQCLNGRVCDRVYDTGRDLLDAGITEGEDMLPEVAFVKLMWVLGQERNPSRIKELIKTDLRGETGRCTPNGL, via the coding sequence TTGACAATAGAGCCAGGAGAAAGGGTTCTCTGCACTTACGCGGGAACACAGCTTAAGGGTGTATTCATAACAGAAAGAAACAAAAAAGCCGTCATAAAACTTGACAACGGCTACAATATAGGTGTGGACTACGAAACCCTGAAAAAGACCGAAAAAACGGCAACCCATGCACCTTCACAGAAAAAAATAGAGCAGAATACAAGTCTTCCCAAACTTTCGATAATCTCTACAGGGGGGACCATAGCTTCAAAGATAGACTACAGGACAGGTGCAGTAACAAGCCAGTTTGAAGCCGATGACATCCTCCGTGCAATACCCGGCCTGAAAGACATAGCCTGCTTCAGTGCACACGTCCCAGCAACGATTCTCTCGGAGAACATGACTCCTTCTATCTGGAAGACGCTTTCAAAGACAATATATGATGAAATCAAGGCCGGAACGAAGGGTGTAATCGTAACCCACGGGACCGACACCATGGCGTACTCGGCCGCAGCCGTAAGCTTCATGGTAAAAACTCCGGTTCCGATATGCTTTGTAGGCTCACAGCGTTCCGCAGACAGGCCTTCAAGCGACAACGTAATGAACGGCATGTGCAGTGCAAAGGCTGCCCTTTCAGACCTCGGGGAAGTCACCGTTGTGATGCACGCGACAACAAACGACGACTACTGCACAATCCACAGGGGAACAAGGGTAAGAAAGATGCATACATCAAGGCGTGATGCATTCAGGAGCATGAACGAAAAACCTCTCGGAAAAGTGGAATACCCGTCCCTTGACGTGACACTTGAAGAGCACGTGGTCAGACGCGGTCATAACAGCCCAAAACTTTTTGACAGACTCGAAGAGAAGACAGGTCTCCTCTACTTCTACCCAGGAATGTCGCCTGACATAATCAGGGCTTTTTCAGGTTACAAGGGTCTTGTCCTTTCAGGAACAGGGCTTGGCCATACCTCTTCTGTGTGCATTGACGCGGTAAGAGAACTTGCCGAAACCGGGACCGAGGTCGTCATGACATCGCAGTGCCTCAACGGCCGCGTGTGCGACAGGGTCTATGATACAGGCCGTGACCTCCTGGACGCAGGGATTACCGAAGGAGAAGACATGCTTCCTGAAGTCGCATTTGTAAAACTCATGTGGGTTTTAGGTCAGGAGAGAAACCCTTCCCGAATAAAGGAGCTTATAAAAACCGACCTCCGCGGAGAGACAGGGAGGTGCACACCAAATGGATTATAA
- a CDS encoding ABC transporter permease, which translates to MAAKNTENRNKILYPVTSIIVFILVWQIIAEFLVGNPFLLPSFTDTVSAFLNMVFGTKGTLLNDLGYSLLHFFIGMFFALAVGIPVGIAMGWFKNVNRALNPVIELIRPIPPLAWIPFAIIWFGLTNAAAGFIIFIGAVFPIIINTYTGFKGVPKVFIEAGKVLGCTSNLNLIRHIAFPSAVPSIISGIRISMGVGWMCLVGAEIFGAGSGKYGLGKNLWTYYNLHQMPSVVVYMVILGFIGIVIDQLFRYYVNTQMLKWQEDL; encoded by the coding sequence ATGGCTGCAAAAAATACGGAGAACAGAAATAAGATTCTGTATCCTGTCACATCAATTATAGTTTTTATCCTGGTATGGCAGATTATAGCCGAATTCCTCGTGGGAAACCCATTTCTTCTGCCGAGTTTCACCGACACGGTTTCGGCTTTTCTGAATATGGTTTTTGGGACAAAAGGGACTCTTCTCAATGATCTTGGTTACAGTCTTCTGCACTTCTTTATAGGGATGTTTTTCGCGCTGGCTGTCGGAATTCCTGTCGGAATTGCGATGGGCTGGTTTAAAAATGTTAACCGGGCGTTAAACCCTGTAATTGAACTCATACGCCCGATACCACCGCTTGCATGGATTCCTTTTGCAATAATCTGGTTCGGGCTCACAAATGCCGCAGCAGGGTTTATAATATTCATTGGTGCGGTTTTTCCTATAATTATCAATACTTATACCGGTTTTAAGGGAGTTCCTAAGGTTTTTATAGAGGCCGGCAAGGTTTTGGGGTGCACGAGCAACCTGAACCTGATAAGGCATATTGCGTTTCCGTCGGCCGTGCCGTCTATAATATCAGGCATCAGGATCTCCATGGGTGTCGGCTGGATGTGTCTTGTAGGTGCCGAAATATTCGGCGCCGGAAGCGGCAAATACGGACTTGGAAAGAACCTGTGGACTTACTATAACCTTCACCAGATGCCAAGCGTCGTAGTCTACATGGTTATTCTCGGTTTTATCGGCATAGTAATTGACCAGCTTTTCAGGTATTATGTCAACACCCAGATGCTGAAGTGGCAGGAGGACTTGTAA
- a CDS encoding PDGLE domain-containing protein, with translation MEFSRTFKVLFVCLIVLVIIVPIGLIATGTAYGEWGSDELEEMVGYIPSGFAQIADVWSAPLPDYDFSGGDHETLATQAPGYYISAIIGVILTFGILFIAGRAMAKGRD, from the coding sequence ATGGAATTCAGCAGAACATTCAAGGTCCTTTTCGTATGTCTTATAGTACTCGTCATAATCGTCCCGATAGGCCTTATCGCAACAGGAACGGCTTACGGCGAATGGGGCAGTGATGAACTGGAGGAGATGGTAGGATACATTCCTTCAGGATTTGCACAGATTGCCGACGTCTGGAGCGCACCTCTTCCGGACTACGACTTTTCCGGCGGTGACCACGAAACCCTGGCGACACAGGCTCCCGGCTACTACATATCCGCAATAATCGGCGTAATCCTCACATTCGGGATACTGTTTATTGCAGGCAGAGCCATGGCAAAAGGCAGGGACTAA
- a CDS encoding ion transporter, with the protein MLKRKVYDILEFNDASDRIAAAINMFFIVLIIVSSASVILSSLKNFENYILFLVIDVVSVLVFTVEYILRLWCCTENRDFRRPFFGRIRYAVTPLAIIDLLAILPFYLPLFIGIDLRILRILRLFRIFRLFKLARYTQSFNLLKKVILHEKEALVMTLFILALVIVIASTLMYYAENSVQPEAFASIPHSMWWAVATLTTVGYGDVYPVTPMGKIMASVIAIAGIGFVALPTGILSSGYIREINCEKETACNFNISEEIEKVSLLYSKGYLTTDEFENIKLKIIRKY; encoded by the coding sequence ATGCTCAAAAGAAAGGTTTACGATATACTTGAATTCAATGATGCTTCAGACCGTATTGCAGCTGCAATAAATATGTTCTTTATCGTTTTGATAATAGTAAGCTCTGCTTCCGTAATTCTTTCAAGCCTGAAGAATTTTGAAAACTACATTCTTTTTCTGGTTATAGACGTCGTATCAGTATTGGTTTTCACTGTTGAGTATATTCTCAGATTATGGTGCTGTACAGAAAACAGGGATTTCAGAAGACCGTTTTTTGGAAGAATCAGATACGCAGTTACTCCTCTTGCAATAATTGATCTGCTTGCAATACTCCCGTTTTATCTTCCTCTTTTTATTGGAATTGATTTAAGAATCCTGAGAATTTTAAGACTTTTTCGTATATTCCGGCTGTTTAAACTCGCAAGATACACCCAGTCATTTAATCTCCTTAAAAAAGTCATATTACACGAGAAAGAAGCACTTGTAATGACTCTTTTTATTTTGGCACTTGTCATAGTAATAGCATCGACTCTGATGTATTATGCAGAAAACAGTGTTCAGCCTGAGGCTTTTGCTTCAATCCCGCATTCAATGTGGTGGGCTGTTGCGACTTTGACAACTGTAGGCTACGGGGACGTATATCCTGTAACACCCATGGGCAAAATTATGGCCAGCGTAATAGCAATTGCCGGAATTGGTTTCGTCGCCCTTCCTACAGGCATTCTTTCGTCGGGCTACATCAGGGAAATAAACTGTGAAAAGGAAACTGCCTGCAATTTCAATATATCAGAGGAAATTGAAAAAGTCTCTTTACTTTATTCAAAAGGCTATCTGACAACTGATGAATTTGAGAATATAAAGCTAAAAATAATCAGGAAATATTAA
- a CDS encoding PKD domain-containing protein, whose translation MSFSHAGNPSIVFYSALPSKNIKFIITHSGDWKNSGVWNESVVVPGAQMSHPDIAYNDSDVPLVSSCGSAFKLIFSYCNGSLWKNQKASGSCYLYTSVAVNPVTKMPAIAYYAGSSDKKLYYTEFDGFTWSWGRCVHKEGGYGKSCSLAFNSSGYPGIAYIQDKTGDLWYAWYSGSSWNRMCVDDVSPYKKVPDVSLAYNRSGCPGISYYDGRNGYPGDLKFAFCRDVSPGLWDIENVYSDSDSGIYNSLEFDPVLDMPCIAFYKEEGTSTASGGSLYYCKKGFSPDSNFSYDVYPGDDSIFVSFSDKTFSQIHVNGYHWDFGDNTTYDGRNPPVHHYKYAGEYIVSLNTTNLFGCDKIVKNITINPFSLFFKDKTRGNAPLTVNFADKSLGMPSVWNLSFGDGEYYNTTGFFPERLSHLYKKAGIYDVSLLTDRDGLSDLKICENAVTADLNTSFDTSILSGKAPLTVSFNDTTKGEPESFRWSIDGIYISDEKNFTYTFALPGLYNVTLNASTGPLSCLCSVKVTVNENSSSKIKRPVRDYADTDASSDGYHGIRENEENKMNKSIVYAYDLNAGDIVSFNFSKGSIKKLSVAVRRHIEKIMFEVESGKKPQENYIRRLSPVYEYENISMKWSPESSLVAASVRFDVNKSWLKRYEKNGENVIFKIYNSKRGVWSGLPVETDGCNDDLCSYSARIPKFSYFAISVEKNTLYMPSNTTDLKAFSDKVKGSNAKRNYAAPYGVSG comes from the coding sequence TTGTCTTTTAGTCATGCAGGTAATCCGTCAATCGTATTTTATTCCGCTCTTCCATCAAAGAATATAAAATTCATAATCACGCATTCCGGTGACTGGAAAAATTCAGGAGTCTGGAATGAAAGCGTTGTAGTTCCGGGAGCGCAAATGTCCCATCCTGACATTGCCTATAACGACTCTGACGTTCCACTTGTTTCCTCGTGTGGTTCTGCATTCAAACTGATTTTTTCGTACTGCAACGGAAGTTTATGGAAAAATCAGAAAGCCTCTGGTTCCTGTTATCTTTATACATCGGTTGCAGTGAATCCGGTTACAAAAATGCCGGCAATAGCATACTATGCTGGTTCTTCCGATAAAAAACTGTATTATACCGAATTTGACGGTTTTACGTGGAGCTGGGGGAGATGTGTGCACAAAGAGGGTGGATATGGGAAAAGCTGCTCTCTTGCTTTCAACAGTTCCGGTTACCCCGGGATAGCCTACATTCAGGATAAAACCGGGGACCTGTGGTATGCATGGTATAGCGGTTCATCATGGAACAGGATGTGTGTGGATGATGTATCCCCATACAAAAAGGTTCCTGATGTAAGTCTTGCTTACAACAGATCGGGTTGTCCCGGGATAAGCTATTATGACGGACGTAATGGTTATCCCGGTGATCTGAAATTTGCCTTTTGTCGGGATGTAAGTCCGGGTTTGTGGGATATTGAGAATGTTTATTCCGATTCTGACTCCGGAATTTACAATTCGCTTGAATTTGACCCTGTATTGGATATGCCGTGTATCGCATTTTACAAAGAAGAAGGAACTTCAACAGCTTCGGGAGGTTCTCTTTATTACTGCAAAAAGGGTTTTTCTCCTGATTCAAATTTCAGCTATGATGTATATCCGGGGGATGATTCTATCTTTGTGTCTTTTTCTGACAAAACATTTTCACAGATTCATGTAAACGGGTATCACTGGGATTTCGGTGATAATACGACTTATGACGGACGAAATCCCCCTGTTCATCACTATAAATACGCAGGAGAATATATTGTCTCCCTGAATACAACAAATCTTTTCGGGTGTGATAAAATCGTCAAAAATATCACTATAAATCCATTTTCTTTATTTTTTAAGGATAAAACTCGTGGAAATGCACCTTTAACCGTAAATTTTGCAGACAAAAGTCTTGGGATGCCGTCTGTGTGGAATCTTTCGTTTGGCGACGGTGAATATTACAACACTACAGGTTTTTTTCCAGAAAGATTGTCCCATTTATACAAAAAGGCGGGAATCTATGATGTCTCTCTTTTAACTGACAGAGACGGCCTTTCTGATCTGAAAATCTGCGAAAATGCAGTGACAGCAGATTTGAACACATCGTTTGACACAAGTATTCTTTCTGGTAAAGCTCCTCTTACCGTTTCTTTTAACGATACAACAAAAGGTGAACCGGAGTCATTTAGATGGAGTATAGACGGCATTTACATTTCAGATGAAAAAAATTTCACATATACTTTCGCGTTGCCCGGACTTTATAATGTCACTCTTAATGCCTCAACAGGGCCTTTGTCATGCCTGTGCTCTGTTAAAGTGACTGTAAACGAAAATTCATCATCAAAAATAAAGAGACCTGTGCGTGACTATGCAGATACCGATGCATCTTCTGATGGTTATCATGGTATTCGGGAAAATGAAGAGAATAAGATGAATAAATCTATTGTATATGCATATGATCTCAATGCAGGAGACATAGTTTCGTTCAACTTTAGCAAAGGCTCAATTAAAAAATTGTCAGTCGCTGTCAGAAGGCATATAGAAAAAATTATGTTTGAAGTGGAAAGCGGAAAAAAACCGCAGGAAAATTATATTCGCCGTTTGTCGCCGGTATATGAATATGAAAATATCAGTATGAAGTGGTCTCCCGAATCTTCGCTTGTTGCAGCCTCGGTAAGATTTGATGTTAATAAAAGCTGGCTTAAGAGATATGAAAAAAACGGTGAAAATGTTATTTTTAAGATCTATAACAGCAAAAGAGGAGTGTGGTCAGGACTTCCTGTTGAAACTGACGGTTGCAATGATGATTTATGCTCTTACTCTGCAAGAATACCAAAATTTTCGTATTTTGCCATAAGCGTCGAAAAAAATACTCTGTACATGCCTTCAAATACAACTGATCTGAAGGCTTTTTCTGATAAAGTAAAGGGGAGTAATGCAAAAAGAAATTATGCAGCACCTTACGGGGTTTCAGGATAA
- a CDS encoding ABC transporter substrate-binding protein, which produces MKKVTGLFLVLVVAGFVMISGCTQTSSDTGSGTNATGTEEINFGYQPSTHQLAYMTAMSKGWWEQNLASYGYSIDSSKNEYQFPTGAPEMQAMLGGDIDVAYVGAAPVLSAISTGLDAKIVGAVQTQGSAIVVRPDINYTGPESLVGKTIATFPEGTIQDTLLREWFADNGIDADNDVDIRPMGPGDAITAITAGQVDAVFLPAPSPTIIQNDGSGKIVEWSGNMSPNHPCCVLVVSGKLIRDNPDAVTEIVKTHIQATEYNKKHLDEAAGIYANYTKNTKEVAEQSFENWDGNWVSDPNLIVDGVMSYVKTQNELGYITKNLTKDDIFDLSFYEKATSSA; this is translated from the coding sequence ATGAAAAAAGTTACTGGTCTTTTTCTGGTATTGGTTGTAGCCGGGTTTGTCATGATTTCAGGCTGCACCCAGACTTCTTCGGATACCGGTTCAGGTACAAATGCAACCGGTACAGAGGAGATTAACTTCGGGTATCAGCCTAGTACGCATCAGCTTGCTTATATGACGGCGATGAGTAAAGGATGGTGGGAGCAAAACCTTGCTTCTTACGGTTACAGTATAGACTCGTCCAAAAACGAGTATCAGTTCCCTACAGGGGCACCTGAGATGCAGGCTATGCTCGGAGGAGACATAGATGTTGCATATGTTGGCGCTGCGCCTGTTCTTTCAGCTATATCAACGGGTCTTGATGCAAAGATTGTCGGTGCTGTACAGACCCAGGGTTCTGCAATTGTGGTAAGGCCTGATATAAACTATACCGGACCTGAGTCTCTTGTAGGAAAGACAATTGCGACGTTCCCGGAGGGGACCATCCAGGATACACTTCTCCGCGAATGGTTCGCCGATAACGGCATCGATGCCGACAACGACGTTGACATAAGGCCGATGGGCCCCGGAGACGCAATCACCGCAATCACCGCCGGTCAGGTTGATGCAGTATTCCTTCCTGCACCTTCGCCTACTATCATACAGAATGACGGCAGCGGAAAGATTGTAGAGTGGTCAGGAAATATGAGTCCGAACCACCCGTGCTGCGTCCTGGTTGTAAGCGGCAAGTTGATTCGCGATAACCCGGATGCGGTCACTGAGATTGTAAAGACGCATATCCAGGCTACGGAATATAACAAGAAACACCTGGATGAAGCGGCGGGAATCTACGCAAATTATACCAAAAACACGAAAGAAGTTGCGGAACAGTCATTTGAGAACTGGGACGGCAACTGGGTGTCTGATCCGAACCTTATCGTTGACGGCGTAATGTCGTATGTAAAAACACAGAACGAACTCGGGTATATCACGAAGAACCTCACAAAGGACGACATATTCGATCTTTCGTTTTATGAAAAGGCAACGTCTTCCGCCTGA
- the argH gene encoding argininosuccinate lyase codes for MSKDPMRGGRLGDERPPEVWNYLSSKDADAFIGESDILVDIGHLLMLRRQGIIDAGSSRAIMDVLLHLYKDGIPKIVYDPKFEDVHAGIEAYIIERTGADKGGRLHMGRSRNDEVATCVRISLRKEILEILTGISGLREELIRLSGENLESFMPGFTHLQYAQPTTLAHYFMNYEQALGRDFERFGDTFLRVDLCPLGAAAFASTGYPIDREYTAGLLGFSGVLENSMDCVAGRDFCIETISACAILMTTLSRMCEELIIWSSSFAGFVNLDDAYCSTSSIMPQKKNPDCAEIMRGKAGSVAGELSASVALIKGLPMSYNRDMQDLWMHLWRAVFDTKSSVKIMTGLLKTARFNTEKMEEDAGKGFSTATELADVMVRNYGLPFRTAHGIVGRSVRLGKLDIDTLEEASLEMTGISLKDKGMDEKAVNDALDVGFSVNERSATGGPAPEAVRKSIEKRDYALKEDIEWTKLQKQRIDKSLKEMIKQAEELIS; via the coding sequence ATGAGTAAAGACCCGATGAGAGGCGGGCGGCTTGGCGATGAACGCCCGCCCGAAGTCTGGAATTACCTGTCATCAAAAGATGCCGACGCATTTATAGGAGAATCAGATATTCTTGTGGATATAGGCCACCTCCTTATGCTTAGAAGACAGGGGATAATTGACGCCGGCTCTTCAAGAGCCATAATGGACGTTCTTCTGCACCTCTACAAAGACGGTATTCCCAAAATTGTATACGACCCCAAATTTGAGGATGTCCATGCCGGAATAGAGGCATATATTATAGAGAGAACCGGGGCCGACAAAGGCGGACGTCTTCACATGGGACGTTCAAGAAACGATGAAGTTGCAACCTGCGTCAGGATCAGTCTGAGAAAAGAGATACTTGAAATTCTCACCGGGATATCCGGGCTAAGGGAAGAACTTATCAGACTTTCAGGAGAAAACCTGGAGTCCTTTATGCCCGGATTTACGCACCTGCAGTATGCGCAGCCGACAACGCTTGCACACTACTTTATGAACTACGAGCAGGCTCTCGGAAGGGATTTTGAAAGGTTCGGTGATACATTTTTAAGGGTCGACTTATGTCCTCTGGGCGCCGCCGCCTTTGCTTCCACCGGATATCCGATAGACAGGGAATATACTGCCGGTCTCCTCGGTTTTTCCGGGGTCCTGGAAAATTCCATGGACTGTGTTGCAGGCCGTGACTTCTGCATAGAAACGATATCCGCATGTGCCATTCTTATGACGACACTCAGCAGGATGTGCGAGGAGCTTATAATCTGGAGCTCTTCATTTGCCGGCTTTGTTAACCTCGACGATGCATACTGCTCAACAAGTTCGATTATGCCGCAGAAGAAAAACCCTGACTGCGCCGAGATAATGCGCGGAAAAGCGGGTTCTGTCGCAGGGGAGCTTTCGGCATCCGTCGCACTCATCAAAGGTCTTCCAATGAGCTATAACCGCGATATGCAGGATTTGTGGATGCACCTGTGGAGAGCAGTTTTTGATACGAAGTCGTCCGTTAAAATAATGACAGGCCTTCTGAAGACAGCACGCTTCAACACTGAAAAAATGGAGGAAGATGCAGGCAAAGGGTTTTCGACCGCAACCGAACTTGCAGACGTCATGGTCAGAAACTACGGTCTTCCCTTCAGGACAGCCCACGGTATAGTCGGGCGTTCTGTAAGGCTTGGAAAACTTGATATCGACACTCTTGAAGAAGCTTCCCTTGAAATGACCGGCATTTCCCTGAAAGATAAGGGAATGGACGAAAAGGCAGTAAACGATGCACTAGACGTAGGGTTTTCCGTGAACGAGAGGTCTGCAACAGGCGGCCCGGCACCCGAAGCTGTCAGAAAGAGCATTGAAAAACGTGATTACGCGTTAAAAGAAGACATTGAATGGACAAAATTACAGAAACAGCGTATAGACAAATCTCTCAAAGAAATGATTAAACAGGCCGAGGAGCTGATCAGTTGA